In one Verrucomicrobiia bacterium genomic region, the following are encoded:
- a CDS encoding TolC family protein, which yields MTLEEALRLALTHHPSLKAAAARMAAAAGRAEQAGRWSNPELEIRTEEWAVSRGRGFADAEQTVGIAQTLPYPGKKSLDKQLGGVAVQLAEVEQRLRRTEIVREVKAAFYRVLVMERVVEVSTQRVALAESFALTARRRVEAGAATAQEQLRAEVQLEQARTESDEWLREKEISRQSLALMLGQPELKDAALIGALAEAPPPRWPEAETEAWLERHPSVMAAQAALVQARLAHRRARLETYPDLKVSLAGGRRGETDEGIIALGFSLPLPLLDRGQGRQRESLAQVHQAEAELHLVQQQLRQEWIRARKRYQTAAIQVGRYREQLLPKAEEALHLVQQGFEEGKFTFMDLLDTQRTAAETRLAYWQKVLELHLAQAELEALLRPETPGLTSPH from the coding sequence TTGACGCTGGAAGAGGCGTTGCGGCTGGCGCTTACCCATCATCCTTCCCTGAAAGCCGCGGCGGCACGCATGGCCGCCGCAGCCGGACGGGCCGAGCAGGCCGGGCGGTGGTCCAACCCCGAGTTGGAAATTCGAACGGAGGAATGGGCGGTGAGCCGCGGGCGTGGTTTCGCCGATGCCGAACAGACCGTTGGCATTGCCCAGACGCTGCCTTATCCGGGCAAGAAATCACTGGACAAACAACTGGGGGGCGTGGCGGTTCAGCTTGCCGAGGTAGAGCAGAGGTTGCGCCGGACGGAAATTGTGCGTGAGGTCAAGGCGGCCTTTTACCGGGTCCTGGTCATGGAACGGGTCGTCGAGGTGTCCACGCAACGAGTGGCGCTGGCGGAGTCTTTTGCCCTCACGGCCCGCCGCCGGGTCGAAGCCGGCGCCGCCACCGCACAAGAACAATTACGTGCCGAGGTGCAACTGGAGCAGGCCCGCACCGAATCCGATGAATGGCTGCGGGAGAAGGAAATCAGCCGGCAGTCACTGGCTCTCATGCTCGGACAACCAGAATTAAAAGATGCGGCCCTGATAGGGGCGCTGGCCGAGGCCCCGCCGCCGCGCTGGCCCGAGGCTGAAACGGAAGCCTGGCTGGAGCGGCATCCGAGCGTGATGGCCGCTCAGGCGGCACTGGTGCAGGCACGGTTGGCCCATCGGCGGGCACGGCTGGAGACTTATCCCGACCTCAAGGTAAGTTTGGCCGGCGGGCGCAGGGGCGAAACCGACGAAGGGATCATCGCGCTCGGTTTTTCGCTACCCTTGCCACTCCTGGACCGCGGCCAGGGAAGACAACGGGAATCCCTGGCGCAGGTTCACCAGGCGGAAGCCGAATTACACCTCGTCCAGCAACAGTTGCGGCAGGAATGGATCCGCGCCCGTAAGCGCTACCAGACCGCTGCCATCCAGGTGGGCCGGTACCGCGAACAATTGTTGCCCAAAGCAGAGGAGGCCTTGCATCTGGTGCAACAGGGATTCGAGGAGGGAAAATTTACCTTCATGGACCTGCTGGATACGCAACGCACTGCCGCCGAAACACGGCTGGCGTACTGGCAGAAGGTGCTCGA